In Saccharicrinis fermentans DSM 9555 = JCM 21142, a genomic segment contains:
- a CDS encoding MFS transporter: MRIKWNLYRLVGIFLLGSLLMGMNMAGVSGAVSFVRDIFVLDNMELGLVVSSIMVGCLLGVLIAWGLGESLRKEVVLLFAAIFFAVSALGSGAAQTIWHLITARIIGGMALGAVSFVVPTYLYQLMPASIRSFVGAIHHVGIVIGILIAYVINYAVVDMQDAWRYMLYSPLIFAIPFFLLSVIGLSASIRSLEVKEVGKGMVMKRPIHGAGEARKVSVIQKMYCSVPIEREHASFVGLFKGNMTRFMVVGSLLTVFHQVSGIHAMIFYAPTIFAKVGVGGDTALLQSIFLGVIYLVCSLGGVWLIDKVGSRQLLLWGEGGMMASLSYVTSAFCVDEGTGIGVFVAMLVYVAFFALFFASVVWMIISDIYPTKLRELTMFFSTLICWSCTLLVVQFFPFVLENLGGGFSFGLFLMLSVFAFVFTLIQIPKT; encoded by the coding sequence ATGAGAATCAAATGGAATCTATATCGGCTTGTGGGTATTTTTTTATTGGGAAGTTTACTCATGGGAATGAACATGGCAGGAGTGTCGGGAGCAGTGTCTTTTGTAAGAGATATTTTTGTGTTGGATAATATGGAACTTGGCCTCGTGGTGAGTTCTATAATGGTAGGATGCTTGCTTGGTGTACTAATAGCGTGGGGGCTGGGTGAAAGTTTGCGTAAAGAGGTCGTACTGTTGTTTGCTGCTATATTTTTTGCTGTTTCGGCATTGGGTAGTGGTGCCGCACAAACCATATGGCATTTAATAACGGCTCGTATAATCGGTGGGATGGCTCTAGGCGCTGTTTCGTTTGTTGTGCCTACTTATTTGTATCAATTGATGCCTGCTTCTATTCGGAGTTTCGTTGGTGCTATTCACCATGTAGGAATTGTGATTGGTATATTAATAGCCTATGTTATTAACTATGCAGTGGTTGATATGCAAGATGCTTGGAGATATATGTTGTATAGTCCCTTGATTTTTGCTATCCCATTTTTCTTATTGTCTGTTATTGGTTTATCTGCATCAATACGAAGCTTAGAGGTAAAGGAGGTGGGGAAAGGGATGGTAATGAAAAGGCCGATCCATGGCGCAGGAGAGGCGAGAAAAGTAAGTGTCATTCAGAAAATGTATTGTTCTGTGCCTATAGAAAGAGAACATGCGTCTTTCGTCGGTTTGTTTAAAGGAAATATGACCAGATTTATGGTGGTTGGATCATTGTTGACCGTATTTCATCAGGTTTCAGGTATTCATGCTATGATTTTTTATGCACCAACTATTTTTGCCAAAGTGGGTGTTGGAGGTGATACTGCCTTGTTGCAATCTATCTTCTTGGGGGTAATCTATTTGGTGTGCTCCTTAGGGGGTGTTTGGTTAATTGATAAGGTAGGTAGTAGGCAATTATTACTCTGGGGAGAAGGGGGTATGATGGCGAGTTTAAGCTATGTTACCAGCGCCTTTTGTGTAGATGAAGGTACTGGTATTGGTGTGTTTGTTGCGATGCTTGTTTATGTTGCCTTTTTTGCTTTGTTTTTTGCATCCGTGGTGTGGATGATCATATCTGATATTTACCCGACTAAGTTAAGAGAGTTAACAATGTTTTTTTCTACCCTTATTTGTTGGTCTTGCACATTGTTGGTGGTACAGTTTTTTCCATTTGTGTTAGAGAATTTGGGTGGTGGCTTTTCCTTTGGATTGTTCTTGATGTTGAGTGTATTCGCCTTTGTGTTTACCCTGATTCAGATACCCAAAACATAA
- a CDS encoding RagB/SusD family nutrient uptake outer membrane protein, whose product MKSKFIYIACCMLAVVSAISCTDFLEVDPQGAVTAGAPTAESADGLVTAAYAAVGNDDMIGPMTSMWVYGSVRSDDAYKGGGGVGDVADINFYEQYNLTQADQNWMHPYTWENFYTVISRANSALVALNQLSDDDYELRKVRIGEARFIRGHAYFMLKVMFKYIPYIKEGLTKEEILTISNRELTNDQLWDKIAEDFQYGVDNLPETQDQVGRANYYAAAAYLAKVRLYQAYEQDEQNQVIDINTDKLQEVVRLTQEVIGSGKYSLQPDFGENFLDGFDNGPESIFAVQFSISDGTAVGRLSFVTGLNYPHGATQFGCCGFHAPSQNLVNAFATDVNGLPKFDTFNEVELSAADITPTGVTVDPRIDHSVGIDGHPYKYRNEEAYIFNNSWVRDPGVYGFFQSMKEQQAADCSCYKKEGSFIGTSKNIDIIRYADVLLMQAEAYIELGEHDKAMPLINKVRERAANSTARTKLADGTSPSNYMIGAYDGVNLPWTQENARKALQWERRLEFALESPRFFDLVRWGIAEPTLNAYLAKEKTRRDFLKEAQFTAGRDEYYPIPQREIDFTKGLYEQNVGY is encoded by the coding sequence ATGAAATCCAAATTTATATATATTGCATGTTGCATGTTGGCAGTTGTTTCTGCTATTTCGTGTACTGATTTTCTGGAGGTAGATCCTCAAGGTGCTGTTACCGCAGGCGCACCTACAGCCGAAAGTGCGGATGGACTTGTTACTGCAGCTTATGCAGCTGTGGGAAATGATGATATGATTGGCCCTATGACCAGTATGTGGGTATATGGTAGTGTTCGTTCTGATGATGCCTATAAAGGAGGGGGTGGCGTTGGTGATGTTGCCGATATAAACTTTTATGAACAATATAACCTAACACAAGCTGATCAGAATTGGATGCATCCCTATACCTGGGAGAACTTTTATACCGTAATATCCAGAGCAAACTCTGCTCTCGTCGCGCTGAATCAATTGAGTGATGACGACTATGAGTTGCGAAAAGTAAGAATTGGTGAGGCCCGTTTTATTCGTGGACATGCTTATTTTATGTTGAAAGTTATGTTTAAATATATTCCCTACATAAAGGAAGGCTTGACCAAAGAAGAGATTCTTACTATTTCTAATAGAGAACTTACCAATGATCAGCTATGGGATAAAATAGCCGAGGATTTCCAGTATGGCGTGGATAACTTACCTGAAACCCAGGATCAGGTGGGTAGAGCAAATTATTATGCCGCAGCTGCTTACTTGGCTAAGGTGAGACTATATCAGGCATATGAGCAGGATGAACAGAACCAGGTTATTGATATCAATACAGATAAACTGCAAGAAGTTGTCCGTTTAACGCAAGAGGTTATCGGTTCTGGAAAGTACAGCCTTCAGCCGGATTTTGGAGAGAATTTCTTAGATGGTTTTGATAATGGTCCAGAATCTATTTTTGCTGTTCAATTCTCCATCAGTGACGGTACCGCCGTAGGACGTTTAAGTTTTGTTACTGGATTGAATTATCCGCATGGCGCAACTCAGTTCGGATGTTGTGGATTTCATGCGCCTAGCCAAAATCTGGTGAACGCTTTTGCAACGGATGTTAATGGACTTCCTAAGTTTGATACTTTTAATGAAGTAGAGTTAAGTGCTGCCGATATTACGCCAACAGGGGTTACTGTTGATCCTCGTATTGATCACTCCGTTGGTATTGACGGTCATCCATATAAATATCGAAATGAAGAAGCCTATATATTTAATAACAGCTGGGTGCGCGATCCTGGTGTATATGGATTCTTTCAGAGTATGAAAGAACAACAGGCTGCTGACTGTTCTTGCTATAAAAAGGAAGGCTCTTTTATTGGAACGTCAAAAAATATCGATATCATCCGTTATGCTGATGTATTGTTAATGCAAGCCGAGGCATATATTGAGTTAGGTGAGCATGATAAGGCTATGCCTTTGATTAATAAGGTGAGAGAAAGAGCTGCCAATAGTACTGCTCGGACTAAATTGGCGGATGGTACATCCCCATCTAATTATATGATTGGTGCCTATGATGGTGTTAATCTACCATGGACCCAAGAGAATGCGCGTAAAGCCCTGCAGTGGGAGAGAAGATTGGAGTTTGCCTTGGAAAGCCCCCGGTTCTTCGATCTTGTTAGATGGGGTATCGCCGAACCAACATTGAATGCCTATCTGGCTAAAGAAAAAACAAGAAGAGATTTCTTAAAGGAGGCTCAGTTTACAGCTGGAAGGGATGAGTATTATCCAATTCCTCAAAGAGAAATTGATTTTACTAAAGGTCTTTATGAGCAAAATGTAGGTTACTAA
- a CDS encoding MFS transporter: MDMTNNKLNYAMLAPVMLAFFAMGFVDLVGIATNYVKADFQLSDSVANLLPSMVFFWFLIFSVPTGMLMDRIGRRKTLVISLLVTTLSLLIPMVAYNYTMMLVSFALLGIGNALMQVSINPLVSNLIRGDRLASTMTFGQFVKAIASFIAPIIAAWAAFQCDDWKILFPVFMIVAIAAAIWLSLTKIEEEKVLGKPSTFGQCFSLLGNGFVFLSFLGIVCHVGIDVGTNVTAPKVLIERLGMDLSAAGYATSVYFLFRTVGALTGSFILVKFSAKKFFIISVVMLTMGILGLIFAFNQWFIYMCVGLIGYGNSNVFSIVFSQALFHKPEKKNEISGLMIMGLFGGTIFPLFMGLVSDAMSSQIGAIVVMLGGAVYLLSFIRKVKY, encoded by the coding sequence ATGGATATGACGAATAATAAATTGAATTATGCAATGTTAGCTCCGGTGATGTTGGCATTTTTTGCGATGGGTTTTGTGGATTTGGTGGGGATTGCTACTAATTATGTGAAGGCGGATTTTCAGCTGTCAGATAGCGTGGCTAACTTGTTGCCTTCCATGGTCTTCTTTTGGTTTTTGATTTTTTCAGTCCCCACAGGGATGTTGATGGACCGAATAGGGCGTAGAAAGACCTTGGTAATTAGTCTGCTTGTGACCACTTTATCCTTGTTGATTCCTATGGTTGCTTATAATTATACTATGATGTTGGTTTCCTTTGCATTGTTGGGTATTGGAAATGCCCTGATGCAGGTTTCTATTAATCCATTGGTGTCTAATTTAATTCGTGGCGATCGCTTAGCCAGTACCATGACTTTTGGCCAGTTTGTGAAAGCAATTGCTAGTTTTATTGCCCCAATCATTGCCGCATGGGCCGCTTTTCAATGTGATGACTGGAAAATTCTATTTCCTGTTTTTATGATCGTGGCAATAGCGGCAGCCATATGGCTCAGCTTAACTAAAATAGAGGAAGAAAAAGTACTTGGTAAACCTTCAACCTTTGGCCAATGTTTTTCTTTACTGGGGAATGGTTTTGTCTTCCTTTCTTTTCTTGGTATTGTATGTCATGTGGGTATTGATGTTGGAACAAATGTTACCGCTCCTAAGGTTTTAATAGAACGTTTGGGAATGGACTTGTCTGCGGCAGGGTATGCAACCAGTGTTTACTTTTTGTTTCGGACGGTAGGCGCTTTAACTGGAAGTTTTATTTTGGTAAAATTTTCGGCTAAAAAGTTTTTTATTATCAGTGTAGTAATGCTTACCATGGGTATTTTGGGACTTATTTTTGCCTTTAACCAATGGTTTATTTATATGTGTGTGGGACTGATTGGTTATGGTAATTCAAATGTTTTCTCGATTGTGTTTTCTCAGGCACTGTTTCATAAGCCTGAAAAGAAAAATGAAATATCGGGTTTAATGATCATGGGATTATTTGGAGGTACGATTTTTCCATTATTTATGGGTCTGGTGTCAGATGCAATGTCTTCGCAGATAGGGGCAATCGTTGTGATGCTTGGTGGGGCTGTTTATCTGTTGTCCTTCATAAGAAAGGTGAAGTATTAA
- a CDS encoding glycoside hydrolase family 32 protein, whose protein sequence is MNNQFYIRIFTLLTFIGAMVTSCVSTHKQDSAQQVSAYYTEPYRPQYHFTPDSMWMNDPNGMVFYDGEYHLFYQYYPDSTVWGPMHWGHAISTDLTHWEHLPIAIYPDSLGWIFSGSAVVDWKNTSGLGNHENPPLIAVFTYHFSPGQKAGKIDFQTQGMAYSLDKGRTWKMYEENPVLNNPGIQDFRDPKVCWYEEGQKWIMTLAVKDHISFYSSANLKSWVHESDFGFGVGAHGGVWECPDLFKMKGPDGVEKWVLFVSINPGGPNGGSATQYFIGDFNGSEFINENPSSDPVWLDWGKDNYAGVTWSDIPKEDGRRIFMGWMSNWQYATVVPTQKWRSGMTMPRTVKLLYKDSMYLIAAEPVEEIEAVLKHEQAQQVAGIDITQQSTEIFESKVRGGAWMSVLKMNAMDSKTIRLTMKNANNEEASLILHVPDGKVEFDRTKAGKRDFSEDFAQPIIGNYAFADSTVIKVEMYWDENGFEIFVNDGEFQMTNLVFPNDNWNCIELSSDDRAQLVEASYIPIRKTWVR, encoded by the coding sequence ATGAATAATCAATTTTATATCCGAATATTTACCTTGTTAACTTTTATAGGTGCAATGGTAACTAGCTGTGTGTCTACACATAAACAGGATAGTGCGCAACAGGTATCTGCTTACTACACTGAGCCATATCGTCCACAATATCACTTTACCCCAGATTCGATGTGGATGAATGATCCTAATGGTATGGTTTTTTATGATGGTGAATATCATTTGTTTTATCAATATTATCCTGATTCAACGGTTTGGGGACCAATGCACTGGGGGCATGCCATAAGTACTGATCTAACCCACTGGGAGCATCTTCCCATTGCTATTTATCCAGACTCTCTTGGTTGGATATTCTCAGGAAGTGCAGTGGTGGATTGGAAAAATACCTCTGGTTTAGGAAACCATGAAAACCCTCCTCTGATCGCCGTTTTTACGTATCATTTCAGTCCGGGACAAAAGGCTGGAAAGATAGATTTCCAAACGCAAGGAATGGCGTATAGCCTCGATAAAGGACGTACATGGAAAATGTACGAAGAAAATCCGGTATTAAATAATCCAGGAATTCAAGACTTTAGAGATCCGAAAGTTTGTTGGTATGAGGAAGGCCAGAAATGGATCATGACTTTAGCAGTAAAGGATCATATTTCATTTTATTCATCTGCAAATTTAAAATCATGGGTACATGAGTCCGATTTTGGTTTCGGTGTGGGGGCACATGGTGGTGTTTGGGAGTGTCCCGATTTATTTAAGATGAAAGGACCGGATGGCGTAGAGAAATGGGTGCTGTTTGTGAGTATAAATCCGGGAGGTCCCAATGGAGGCTCTGCCACCCAGTACTTTATTGGTGATTTCAATGGGTCTGAATTTATCAATGAAAATCCCTCCTCCGATCCAGTTTGGTTAGATTGGGGTAAGGATAATTATGCAGGTGTTACCTGGAGCGATATACCCAAAGAAGATGGAAGACGAATTTTTATGGGGTGGATGAGTAATTGGCAATATGCGACTGTTGTACCTACGCAAAAATGGCGTAGCGGAATGACCATGCCCCGAACCGTAAAGTTGCTCTATAAAGATAGTATGTATCTAATTGCTGCAGAACCTGTTGAAGAAATAGAGGCGGTTTTAAAGCATGAGCAAGCTCAACAAGTCGCAGGCATAGATATAACACAGCAATCTACTGAAATATTTGAATCCAAAGTAAGGGGTGGTGCATGGATGAGTGTGTTGAAAATGAATGCTATGGATAGTAAGACTATCCGTTTAACTATGAAAAATGCAAATAATGAAGAGGCTTCATTGATACTTCATGTGCCCGATGGTAAGGTGGAGTTCGATAGAACAAAGGCTGGAAAAAGAGATTTTAGTGAGGACTTTGCTCAACCTATCATAGGAAATTACGCATTTGCGGATTCTACAGTAATTAAGGTAGAAATGTATTGGGACGAAAATGGATTTGAAATATTTGTAAATGATGGTGAATTCCAAATGACTAATCTGGTTTTTCCTAATGATAACTGGAATTGTATCGAATTGTCGTCGGATGATAGGGCACAACTTGTGGAGGCTTCTTATATACCTATCAGAAAGACTTGGGTAAGGTAA
- a CDS encoding carbohydrate kinase family protein: MKKHIVIGIGEILWDLLPVGKVLGGAPANFAHHAMQLGAEGVTVSAVGNDDMGNEISRIIESENLINGLYIADKPTGTVGVELSNGIPKYTIYEDVAWDHLELTDVAKVYLEKADAICFGSLAQRNHVSRIAIWKALEMVPASCLKVFDINLRQGYYSKELISKSLEFADVFKINEEEIVLFKELFGMNGTEEELCQLLVEKFDLTLLALTKGAEGSLLVAKDTNSFIATPRVKVADTIGAGDSFTASMVMGLLYKQPLAVLHQKAVDVSAFVCTNSGATPLLPEEIKYCFD, translated from the coding sequence ATGAAGAAACATATAGTTATTGGTATTGGCGAAATACTTTGGGATTTATTGCCTGTGGGAAAAGTTTTGGGTGGAGCTCCGGCTAATTTTGCGCATCATGCCATGCAATTAGGAGCAGAAGGAGTGACCGTAAGTGCCGTTGGAAATGATGATATGGGAAATGAAATAAGCAGAATCATAGAAAGTGAAAATCTGATTAATGGACTTTATATAGCAGATAAGCCTACGGGCACAGTTGGTGTTGAATTGAGTAATGGTATTCCTAAATATACCATCTATGAAGATGTCGCATGGGATCATCTAGAGCTGACTGATGTGGCCAAAGTGTACTTGGAGAAAGCAGATGCTATTTGTTTTGGTTCTCTGGCCCAACGTAACCATGTGTCGCGCATCGCTATTTGGAAAGCATTGGAGATGGTTCCTGCATCGTGCCTAAAGGTGTTTGATATCAATTTGCGACAGGGGTATTATTCCAAAGAGCTGATAAGTAAGTCTTTGGAGTTTGCCGATGTTTTTAAAATTAATGAAGAAGAAATCGTTCTTTTTAAAGAGTTATTTGGAATGAATGGCACAGAGGAAGAACTGTGTCAATTGCTTGTGGAAAAATTTGATTTAACTCTTTTGGCTTTAACAAAGGGGGCAGAAGGAAGTTTGTTGGTAGCTAAAGATACAAATTCTTTTATTGCTACACCCCGGGTGAAGGTGGCAGATACTATTGGAGCTGGTGATTCATTTACTGCTAGTATGGTGATGGGATTGCTGTATAAACAGCCTTTAGCCGTTTTGCATCAAAAAGCAGTGGATGTTTCAGCTTTTGTTTGTACGAATAGTGGGGCAACACCTCTATTGCCTGAAGAAATAAAATATTGCTTTGATTAG
- the clpX gene encoding ATP-dependent Clp protease ATP-binding subunit ClpX produces MDKCSFCGRERKDTNLLIAGVSGHICDSCIEQAHGILEEEFKKKGGFNVDEITLLKPTEIKNFLDLYIIGQDEAKKYLSVAVYNHYKRLQQRKTKDDIEIEKSNIILVGETGTGKTLLARTIARMLHVPFTIVDATVLTEAGYVGEDIESILTRLLQAADYNVEAAEKGIVFIDEIDKIARKGDNPSITRDVSGEGVQQGLLKLLEGSIVNVPPQGGRKHPEQKMIPVDTKNILFVCGGAFDGIERKIGQRLNTKVVGYTASKAKDKVDQKNLLQYVAPQDLKSFGLIPEIIGRLPVLTYLNPLDRDILRRILQEPKNSIIKQYEKLFGIDDITLTFTDDVLDYIVDKAVEFKLGARGLRSICETIMMDMMFEAPSNKEKELVITVEYAKAKIDKESLARLKAS; encoded by the coding sequence ATGGATAAGTGTTCGTTTTGTGGAAGAGAGAGAAAGGATACTAACCTGCTGATAGCAGGGGTTTCTGGTCATATATGCGACAGCTGTATAGAACAGGCACATGGTATTTTGGAGGAAGAATTTAAGAAAAAAGGTGGTTTCAATGTGGACGAAATTACTCTGCTAAAGCCAACCGAGATTAAGAACTTCCTGGATCTATATATTATTGGTCAGGATGAGGCAAAAAAATATTTGTCAGTGGCGGTTTACAATCACTACAAAAGGTTGCAACAACGCAAGACCAAGGATGACATTGAGATTGAAAAATCCAACATTATACTGGTAGGAGAAACAGGTACTGGTAAAACTCTTTTGGCCCGTACAATTGCTCGGATGCTTCATGTTCCTTTTACAATTGTTGATGCAACTGTATTAACAGAGGCTGGTTATGTAGGTGAAGATATAGAAAGCATCTTAACACGCCTCTTACAAGCGGCCGATTACAATGTGGAAGCTGCGGAAAAAGGCATCGTATTTATCGATGAAATAGATAAGATTGCCCGTAAAGGTGATAACCCAAGTATTACTCGTGATGTGTCAGGCGAAGGTGTGCAACAAGGTCTTTTGAAGCTATTGGAAGGTTCTATTGTCAATGTTCCACCACAAGGAGGACGTAAGCACCCGGAACAAAAAATGATTCCCGTAGACACCAAAAATATCCTATTTGTATGCGGAGGAGCCTTTGACGGTATTGAACGTAAAATAGGACAGCGTTTAAATACAAAAGTAGTTGGCTATACGGCCAGCAAGGCAAAAGACAAAGTTGACCAAAAAAATCTGTTGCAATATGTGGCACCCCAGGATTTAAAATCATTTGGATTGATTCCTGAAATCATCGGCCGCTTGCCTGTATTAACATATTTGAACCCATTAGATCGCGATATCTTAAGAAGAATTCTGCAGGAGCCTAAGAACTCAATTATCAAACAATATGAAAAGCTTTTTGGTATTGATGACATTACCTTGACTTTTACCGATGATGTATTGGATTATATTGTGGATAAGGCTGTGGAATTTAAGTTGGGAGCACGTGGCTTACGTTCGATATGCGAAACCATTATGATGGACATGATGTTTGAAGCTCCTTCTAACAAAGAGAAAGAACTCGTAATTACCGTTGAGTATGCCAAAGCTAAAATTGACAAAGAAAGCCTGGCACGCCTGAAGGCTAGCTAA
- a CDS encoding glycoside hydrolase family 32 protein has product MRWFQYVVLVFLGLAVACSSRKTAEHDCGDDHFSVGDSLQLGLATELLYYKNEYHLFYQCENADGMACWGHSKSADLLKWKQFPRLINAGPLQHMGAGSVVVDYNNTSGLGEGHSPLVGIYADNQSGKGQQVSVVYSTDEGKSWNDYSKNPLVINHGFYPVVDPKVVWHEESQRWVMLIVAGYQVQFYGSEDLLNWIYLGEFGDVYEEMGEWSHIEFLPVNVEESGERKWVLFIAGDQGAPNARKGTRYFVGDFDGYTFMPFKKKGLWLDGGTDTYAGVGAYVYDSHAETTAFIGCMTDGETVYTSPRNIVLKKRYNNYYLAAKSLVVPPKNSKTILMDSREIFEKEDFDGHFRLPVMLDLNYEVNNRKYLDFAEAYGIILTNEKGDELTVGYQNMKRYFFISIGGNNRQESSGDKLYFSPYIIDGSKMDVKLIITKSSVELYVEDGFLCMTQQFPISYKFNRIQFFSEGGKIKLMNGKLTEL; this is encoded by the coding sequence ATGAGATGGTTTCAGTATGTAGTTCTGGTGTTTTTGGGGCTGGCTGTTGCGTGTTCTTCACGTAAAACGGCTGAGCATGATTGTGGGGATGATCACTTTTCGGTAGGGGATAGCCTTCAATTGGGGTTGGCAACTGAGTTGCTATATTATAAGAATGAGTATCATTTGTTTTATCAATGTGAAAATGCCGATGGAATGGCATGTTGGGGCCATTCAAAAAGTGCGGATTTGTTAAAGTGGAAGCAATTCCCACGGTTGATAAATGCTGGCCCACTTCAACATATGGGCGCTGGATCTGTTGTGGTTGACTATAACAATACCAGTGGATTAGGTGAGGGGCATTCTCCTTTAGTGGGTATATATGCTGATAATCAAAGTGGTAAGGGGCAGCAGGTTTCTGTTGTTTATAGTACCGATGAAGGGAAAAGCTGGAATGACTATTCTAAGAATCCGCTTGTTATCAATCATGGCTTTTACCCTGTGGTTGATCCAAAGGTTGTTTGGCATGAAGAATCTCAACGATGGGTTATGCTTATTGTTGCTGGTTATCAGGTGCAATTTTATGGCTCAGAGGATTTGCTTAACTGGATTTATCTAGGTGAGTTTGGTGATGTATATGAAGAAATGGGAGAATGGAGTCATATTGAATTTTTACCTGTGAATGTGGAAGAATCAGGAGAAAGGAAGTGGGTCTTATTTATTGCTGGTGACCAGGGAGCTCCCAATGCTCGAAAAGGAACCCGTTATTTTGTGGGAGACTTTGATGGGTATACATTTATGCCCTTTAAAAAAAAGGGGCTGTGGTTGGATGGCGGAACCGATACTTATGCAGGTGTTGGTGCGTATGTTTATGATTCCCATGCTGAAACCACAGCTTTTATAGGATGTATGACAGATGGAGAAACAGTCTATACTTCTCCTAGAAATATTGTATTAAAGAAGAGATATAATAATTACTATTTAGCTGCTAAGTCTTTAGTGGTACCTCCCAAAAATAGCAAAACTATTTTGATGGATAGCAGGGAGATCTTCGAAAAAGAAGATTTTGATGGGCATTTTCGTTTACCCGTAATGCTGGATTTAAATTATGAGGTCAATAACCGTAAATACCTTGATTTTGCCGAGGCCTATGGAATCATATTAACGAACGAAAAAGGAGATGAGCTTACTGTTGGTTACCAAAATATGAAACGGTATTTCTTTATTTCTATTGGAGGAAATAATAGGCAGGAAAGTAGCGGTGATAAATTATATTTTTCACCTTACATCATCGATGGATCGAAAATGGATGTCAAGTTAATCATTACAAAATCATCGGTGGAGTTATATGTGGAAGATGGTTTTTTATGTATGACCCAGCAATTCCCAATTTCCTATAAATTTAATCGCATTCAGTTTTTCTCTGAGGGTGGAAAGATTAAACTTATGAACGGTAAGTTAACCGAATTATAA